A stretch of DNA from Lodderomyces elongisporus chromosome 4, complete sequence:
TCGCCTAGGATAATCACTTTGAGcaatgttttctttcttgacgacatttattttttaaacaGCAAGATGATTGAATATTATATGCAAAAAGTTGCAGAAACAAGCTTAATTCGAAATAAGTTGGGTGGTTTGGATGATTTTTTGCGTTGTCTTTTGGATAAAAATGCAGATGGTGTTGGATGTAATGTATGAAGTAGACGAATTATTGAGTCTTATCTAGTAGTATACAAGTATTTATCGCCGTATTTAGTTTTCAAGAGTGTGACTTCTATGCACCTGTTTTGTTGTGACGCATTTCCGAGGGTTTCTTATCAAGCTTGAGACATTACCATAGATTTTGGGACACTGGTgtgtacatatatatatatatttatatatatatatttatatatatatatttatatatatatatttatatgcAGGATATGTTTAAAGTGTTTCTGTAACTATTGCTTTACCCGCAAAGAAGGTCACGTGTCAAGCGCGATCTTTATTAAGAAAAGGAGATATCCACAGATTATTATTTAGCAACCATTTTCGACGACAACAATTAGACTAAACAACCACACTTTTCGCCATCATCACTCATGTTTCGAAATTCTGCATTTCACTTTTAACTTtccaaattcttttttttttctttctttctttactttttttaatcttttcaattcttcttttcagtCCATctatatctttttcttaaacaattgaaaattcAACTAGATATCTAAAATGTCCAACTTAACTTCTGCAATTCAACTAACTAAGGAATCCAAGTACAAGCTCAACAATGGACTCTACATTCCGGTTGCTGGATTCGGAACTTATTTAATTGACAACAAAAAGACCAGCGACTTGGTTTACCAAGCATTGAAAGATGGTTATCGTCATATCGACACAGCAATTGTTTATAAGAACCAAGGAGAAGCTGCCCAAGGTGTTGCCAAGTTTTTAAAAGATTACCCTGATGTCAAGAGGGAAGATATCTGGTTCACCACAAAGATTGGCAATAACAACCAAGGTTACGAAGAGACGAAAAAGGCTGTTGAGTTGATCAGTCAAGAAGTGAAGCAATACATTGATTATGTCGATTTGATCTTAATACACTCGCCGAAAACctcaaaggaaaaaagattgGGCACATACAAGGCATTGCAAGAATTTGTAGCGAACCCCAATAATGATACTTTGAACGTCCACTCTATTGGTGTGTCAAACTATGGAGTTGACCACTTGGAAGAATTGTTTAACTAGGATGGTTTATTGGTCAATCCAGTCATTAATCAGTTGGAATTGCACCCTTGGTTACCAAGATTAGAATTGAGAAAGTATTTGTACGAACACGATATCTTGGTTGAGGCGTATTCTCCATTGACTCAGGGCCAAAAGCTCAAGGATCCTTGGTTGTTGGATCTTGCCAAGAAGTACAACATTTCACCCATTGAGTTACTTTTGAAATGGTCGTATTTGCAAGGATTCATCGTATTGGTTAAAACGGAAAATCCTAAACGTATCAAGGAAAATTTGGACATTTTGCCAGAAGCAGTAAAAGAGAATGATGGGTTAGAAGAGACTGTAAGGCTTGGCAAGATTGATTTGGATGTGGACTTGCTTGAGGCATTGAACAAACCAGACTCCAAAGAAGTTTTGACCTGGGGAGGAGTTGATCCAACCTTGTACAAGGATGGTGATGCTTAAAGTATCCAGTTCCACAAGACCGATGAATGGGCAAATGTATAAGTTGAGAGATGGGAATAATAGCCAAAAGATTATAGACGAATAATAGAATTTATTTGTTACATGTTTTAGATTTTATAGAAACTTGAATTTTATAATGCTTTAGCATTtcacctttttcttttctcttccttcatttttcatttttcattatctTAAATTATTTAAGATATCATCAAGTTCGAAatagaaggaaagaagaataaaaggATTGAGAGAGACAGAGGAAATTGCAGACTAAgaaattcttcttctttttcttctttttcttttgtttcattcAAACATAATGGAACACGTTGGTTTCCTTACTGTAAAGCATAATATAAAGATCAGATTATGCTAACCAGTGAAAGTTGAGAAAaagtaatatatatatatatatatatatacatcctgaaaataagaattaaaagcaaaaaaacttttaagaatgaaaagaaatgtgCAAATTgaacttttgaaaataaaaaaagaaagaaaaacagtGGTAGAGAGGAGATGCAAGAAGAAGTGGCTGGAAATTGTAAGTGGGAAGATGTCACCAATAATTTTGGTTCCACTACCAAAGTACATAAactcaatatatatatattatatttttttttttcgtttatCATCAACAGAATTTCCTTATCTCGCATTCGCACCGATACTCGCACTCCCTTTAGATATATATCACAATactcaaaaaaattaacaaaaaaaaaaagaaaaaagaaaattgccCTCCGCAtttccctttctctttctccattctctttctttctcgaTACCTCCTTTTTTAATCATCAACGTCTGAGTACTGGCATCACTGTATCAAACATCTACAAACTATGTTGCCAACCTCAGCCGTATATACCACATTCTTACTATTTGCTACTGCATCACATGCCTTACTTTTGCCAGGATTTGACTCGCTTTTTAGCTTGATCAATTATCTTCCCTTCCAATCgaataataaacaaacataTTTGAAACAAGATGAAGTAAATTATGAAGAATACAAGGCAAAATTAATCTCTAACAAGTTTAAGAAAATTGTCCCAGACCATTacattgttgttttgaaaGACGGCTTGTCCAAGTCAACTCTTATGCAACATACAAATTGGGTCTCGAATGAATACGCAACCATGATGACAGCTGCAACCGAGTCCGCTGGTGTATTCTCCAACTCCAAGCCTCAACTTATGAAGGCCTTGGAGTTTTTCCAAGTTGACAACTTTATTTCTGGCTACATGGGCTATTTCACAAAGGATATGATTCAACGAGTTATGCAAAACCCCGATGTGGATTTTGTCGAGGAAGATTCAATCTTCAAAGTTAATGAGTTTGACGTGCAAAAAAATGCACCTTGGGGTATTTCCAGAATCAGTCGCCGTGAAAATCTcactggtggtggtggtgctgatTCTGACCTGAAATATCTCTTTGACAATGAAGGTGGTAAAGGTGTTGTTGCTTACGTTGTTGATACCGGAATCATGGTTGAACATGAAGATTTTGAGGGAAGAGCAGTCTGGGGTGAAGCAGTTGCTTTCCCCAAAATTAAGAAAGATGGCAACGGCCATGGAACCCATTGTGCTGGTATTATTGGATCAAAAACCTATGGTATTGCCAAATCAGTCGACCTTGTTGCTGTCGGTGTAATGAATTTACTTGGCGCAGGCTCGACCTCAGATATCCTTAAAGGTATCGAGTATGTTGTTAATCAACATCAAAACGATGTtagaaccaaaaagaagggTTTCAAAGGTTCGGTTATTAATATGTCTCTTGGTGGAGGCGCTTCAGATGCTTTGGATCTTGCCGTCAATGCTGCTGTTCGTGCAGGTGTCCATGTCGCTGTTGCCGCTGGTAACGATAATGCTGATGCATGCGACTACTCTCCAGCAAAAGCCGATGGACCAATAACCGTTGGTGCAAGTAGCATTGTAGATGCAAGAGCCTCATTTTCCAATTGGGGAACTTGTGTTGATATCATTGCACCAGGTGAAAACATCGACAGTACCTATATTTGGTCTGACCATACAGCGATGTCTGGAACATCAATGGCTGCACCACATGTTGCTGGGTTGCTTTCATATTATTTGTCCTTACAACCAGAACAAACTTCAGAATATTACACCTTGGTTGAGCCTgctgatttgaaaaagagattgCTTAAGTATGGTACAAAGGGTGTTTTGACCGATGTACAAGGCTCGCCAAATATTTTGGCTTATAATGGCGCCGGCGGCAACTTGACTGAGTTCTGGTCCAACTAGGATTAGCTtgcttcaacaatttctatatagttttttttttggtattttgttttttatttgccTTACTATAGGTAGAGAAAAtacttttgttctttgtttagtttttttttttaccactctgctttttttttaaaaaaaaaactgtttATGCAATTCACTTTACCATGTGCTAGTAATTCCGCAACTATGAACCTTTATTACTTTTGATTAT
This window harbors:
- the SUB8_1 gene encoding serine protease (MEROPS:MER0000356), with amino-acid sequence MLPTSAVYTTFLLFATASHALLLPGFDSLFSLINYLPFQSNNKQTYLKQDEVNYEEYKAKLISNKFKKIVPDHYIVVLKDGLSKSTLMQHTNWVSNEYATMMTAATESAGVFSNSKPQLMKALEFFQVDNFISGYMGYFTKDMIQRVMQNPDVDFVEEDSIFKVNEFDVQKNAPWGISRISRRENLTGGGGADSDSKYLFDNEGGKGVVAYVVDTGIMVEHEDFEGRAVWGEAVAFPKIKKDGNGHGTHCAGIIGSKTYGIAKSVDLVAVGVMNLLGAGSTSDILKGIEYVVNQHQNDVRTKKKGFKGSVINMSLGGGASDALDLAVNAAVRAGVHVAVAAGNDNADACDYSPAKADGPITVGASSIVDARASFSNWGTCVDIIAPGENIDSTYIWSDHTAMSGTSMAAPHVAGLLSYYLSLQPEQTSEYYTLVEPADLKKRLLKYGTKGVLTDVQGSPNILAYNGAGGNLTEFWSN